In a single window of the Pseudochaenichthys georgianus chromosome 16, fPseGeo1.2, whole genome shotgun sequence genome:
- the LOC139435420 gene encoding uncharacterized protein, with product MGNYRNKMRQAGCQEVIVNDGKRSRSNPHNEPPHSNIKRPKRAEVNFLPNLPQGEDPSSLEHLRQTIFEEVKKTEMDLSLIKKMMQTTFALRRQTIVRTCPPVNELMDLWPALKMESEVYAEFQRITNQNLPNTFYAAFDRHLPRLMAIFREKASKTGKTAEALADIFKIHDEQELHDINTRRTTVIHALPVYLQEDTSGFFQFYS from the exons ATGGGCAATTACAGGAACAAGATGAGACAGGCTGGATGTCAGGAGGTCATTGTAAATGATGGAAAAAGAAGTAGAAGCAATCCTCACAATGAACCTCCACACTCCAACATTAAAAGACCCAAGCGAGCCGAAGTCAACTTTCTACCCAACCTTCCCCAAGGAGAGGATCCCTCAAGTCTTGAGCACTTGAGGCAGACAATTTTTGAGGAAGTCAAGAAGACTGAGATGGACCTATCCCTCATTAAAAAGATGATGCAGACCACATTTGCACTTCGGCGACAGACCATAGTGAGGACATGCCCGCCAGTGAACGAGCTCATGGACCTCTGGCCTGCTCTCAAAATGGAGTCTGAG GTGTATGCAGAGTTCCAAAGGATTACCAACCAGAATCTGCCTAACACATTCTACGCTGCTTTTGACCGCCATCTTCCTCGACTGATGGCCATATTTAGAGAGAAGGCGTCCAAAACTGGGAAGACAGCTGAGGCTTTGGCTGACATTTTTAAAATCCACGATGAACAG GAATTACACGACATCAACACCAGGCGTACCACCGTCATCCATGCCCTTCCTGTGTATCTGCAAGAGGACACCTCTGGAtttttcc AGTTTTACAGTTAA